In Arcobacter sp. CECT 8983, a single window of DNA contains:
- a CDS encoding RidA family protein: MKEIISTPNAPSAIGPYNQGTSFGDLVFISGQIPLIAETMELVEGGIQEQTKQVMENLKAVLDEANSSFDNVLKTTCYLSDMDNFVAFNEIYAQYFKAETAPARATVAVKTLPKNVLVEVDVIAHKN; this comes from the coding sequence ATGAAAGAAATTATCTCAACACCAAATGCTCCATCAGCAATTGGACCATATAATCAAGGTACATCTTTTGGTGATTTAGTATTTATCTCTGGACAAATTCCATTAATTGCAGAGACTATGGAATTAGTTGAAGGTGGAATTCAAGAGCAAACTAAACAAGTAATGGAAAACTTAAAAGCAGTATTAGATGAAGCAAACTCTTCTTTTGACAATGTACTTAAAACAACTTGTTATTTATCAGATATGGATAACTTTGTAGCTTTCAATGAAATCTATGCACAATATTTTAAAGCCGAAACAGCACCTGCAAGAGCTACAGTTGCAGTAAAAACTTTACCTAAAAATGTATTAGTTGAGGTAGATGTAATAGCTCATAAAAACTAG